Genomic segment of Pseudomonadota bacterium:
AACGAGTAGACGGCGAAGCCGTCGCGGTCCTGGCCCACGACGTAGACCGTGTCACCCATGCGCACGGGAGGCGATGACGACACCGGCGCCAGGTCGTAGAAGCCCCACATCACGTCGCCCTTGCCCGCGTCGAGGGCGACGAGGCTCGACACCTGCGTGGGCGGGGTTCGCTCGGCCAGCTTGGGATGGGTGATCTGCATGGTCTGCTCGAGCAGCAGCGAGTCGCCCGCCAGCGCCAGGGTGCGCATGCCCTGCTGGTAGGGCGTATCGGCGGCGCGGTGGCTCCACTCGAGCTGACCGCTGGCCGCGTTCGCGCTCACCGCTCCCGGCGTGTCGGAGCCGCTGAGCGGCCCCGGCGAGTGCGACGGGAAGAACAGGCTGCCCCCCACAACGGCGCCGCTGGGATCGACATCGATGCCATCGGCCTGGGAGATGGTCCAGAGCGTCTTGCCGGTGGCGATGTCCTTGGCTTGCAGCGGCTCACCCGGCTCGAACACGAGAACCAGCCCCTGCGGGGTGATCTTCACCACATGCTCTGACTGCCAGAGCAGCTTGCCGCTGCTCGGATCGAGGAAGCGGGTGAGGTGGTTCTCGAGACCGTCGGGCGACTGAAGCACGAGCACCTTGTCGGTCTGCACCAGCACCGAGGGGCGCGCCTCTGCCTGGGGCTGACGCCAGACCGTAGCCCCCTTGTCGAGCGACAGCGCCGTCCACGCAATCTCGGTCTGCAGGTTGGGATCGCTCACATAGAGGCGCTGCCCGCCGGACACCACCCGCCACGGCTCTCCGGGGACGAGCTTGCGGCGCCACACGATCTTGCCGTCGGCGTAGGAGAGCATCGCCATGGGGCAGGCCTGCCACTCGGCATCGGACATGCCCTTGGGGCGCACCTCGCCTGGCCAGGTCACAACCCCCGCGGGGGTGAGGCGCGCCCGATAGCCGGGGCGCGCTTCCGGATTGGCGCCCCAGCGCACCTTTCCGCTCTCGATCTCGAGGGCCTCGGGCCAGCGATCGCCCTGCACGACGACGAGATCGTCATGCAGGCCCAGCACGCTGCGGGCGCCCTCGCCGTGGAGATCATCTCCCGGCTGGTTGCGCGTTCCGGAGACGTGATCGCCCCCCGGCGGAGGGAAGGGATGCGACCACGCGTCTCCCCCCGTCTTGAGATCGACCCGCGCGACATGCTCCCAGTTCTGAACGAACACGACCACGTCACCTTGATAGGGGAAGGCCACGGCATCTTCGCGGGTCCACCGCGCGCGCCCAGTGGTCGGGTCGATGCCGCTCACCACGTTGCGCAGCCCATCGCTGTACTTGACACGGTGGGGAACCACCACCACGTCCTTGCCCACCAGAACCGGCAGCACCTCGCGCGCCTTCAGCGAGGTCGACCACGACAGTCCGCAGATGTCGTGCAGCCGATCCATGGCCTTCTTCCAGGCGCCGTCCTCCACGCTGGCGCGAGCATAGCCGCGCCACGCGGCGACGGCGCCCAGCCAGCGCCCCTGCTTCTCGTTCTGCACGGCCTCGATCTCGTACATGGCCGCCGCCGAGTGGCTGTCGTTCGACGTGGCCACGGTCTTCTGCGGGGTCGGCTTCGCCGGATCGGCCGCTGCGGGGCGGGCGCCGACAAGGAGGCCGCCCAGGGCGACGCTTCCGCAGAGCATGAGACCGAAGAACCCCTGCTTGAGCCGGGGGAGCGAAGTGCGCTCAAACGTGGGAGAGAGGCGGGCGCGTCGGAACATGGCAGGCAAGATCACTTTCGCGAGGATTGAATTTTCTTCGACATCGGCACGCCTTCCCCTTCCCCGACTCCCCGCTTCCAAGACCGAGACGACGTGGCCCGGCCACCCTGTGCGACAATCGCCCCACCCACGTCGGGAAAGGTGCGACGACGTTGAAGAATTTTTTTCGAGATCCAGAAGGAAACGGTGAATAATCTTCACGAAACTATACGGTCCCCCCAGTTTCAGGGGGTCAGATCCAACCTCATCACTGCGGCTCCACACCATGGACAAGGGAGGGTGGCTCACGTGCCGACGCGCGGATTCTCACTGTCAGCGGGCGTTCTCACCGTCACCGCGCTGACCGTCCTCCTCCTCGTGCCACTGCCCCTGCACCGCCTCGGCACCCGCCTTGCCCACGCCAACTACACCGCCTTCGCCCAGGGCCTCGACACCGTCTCCGACCGCTGCACGGTGGGAAGCCTCGCGCGGGCCGCGCAGCGCATCGTGGCGCGCCGCGCCAGACACGCCGCCACGATCTCGGCCTTTGGCGGCCGCACGGTGCGTGACGCGCACGCCAGTGCCTGGAGCCCCATCGTGGCGGGCATCGAGTTCCGTACGGTGACGTTCACCGCGGGCACCGGAGAGGCGATGCGCCTGTTGCAGGTACGCGTGAACCCGACCGTGGCAAGCCTGCGCCTCCACAGCACCGGCGCCGCGGCCGACGTGCCCGCCCTGGCCCGCCGCGCCAATGCCATCGCCGCCATCAACGCCAGCTACTTCGACGCAAACCGGCAGCCGCTCGGCTACCTGAAGATCAACGGGCGGGTGCGCAACGGTTCCATCGCAACAGGCGCGGCCTTCACCGGGGTCTTCACCATGACGGGGAACGTTCCCCAGATCGTGAGCCGAGAGCGGTTCAACCCCACCGCCGTCGACACCGCGCTGCAAGCCGGGCCTCGCCTCGTGGCCCACGGCGCGCCCACGAAAGGCCTGCGCGAGACCCGCTCCTTCCGCCAGACCGGCGTGGCGGTCACCAACGACGGCCACATCGTCATGTACGCCACCGACGGCTCGTATCGCGGCGCCACATGGGCCGAGATGCAGTCGCTCCTCACCGGTCCGAGCCGCGCTGGCGGCATCGACCCCAGCGACGTGCTCAACCTCGACGGTGGCTCGTCGTCACAGATCTACGTGAGACAAGGCGCGCAGACCATCACGACCGGCTTCCCCACGCTGCTCCCCGTCATCATCGCGGCGCACGCGCGATAGCCCTTCGTCCCGGGGAGCGCCGCGGCCCATCCGAAAGCCGAGCGCGGCTCAGTCGGCCTCGGCCACGATGACGCGAATGGCGTCGAGGTGCACCTCTGCCTGCTCGATGGCCTTGAGGGTGCGCGCCACCTTGCGCGCGTGACGCTCGACCTCGGCCGCCGGCAGCGTCGGGTTGATGCGCCGCAGCTCGAGCAGGCGCTGATGCTGCTCCCCCAGGCGCGCCTGGGCTTCGGCGAGGGCCGCCCCGATGACTTCCCGCGCCTGCTCCGCGGCCATTCCCTGTGCCTCGTCGAGCAAGCGGGGCACGATGTTCGCAAACACCGGCTGAAGGCGCTCGACGACCTCAGGGCCCGCCTTGCGAAGCGGGGCGCCGGACGGGTCGATATCGGCCTGAGCCGCGCCGCGGAGATCGATGATGATCTCGATGGGGGTGATGGGCACCCACCGGTTCAGCTCGAGGGCGGGGGGGCCGCTGGCGTCGAGCACGAAGAGGCACTGCAGCAGCGCCCCCTCGAACGGCGCACCCGGCCAGGCGCACACCGCGGCGCGCCCCTCATCGCCATCGAGCATGATGCCCAGGGCCCCTTCGATCAGGGGATGGTCGTGGGTGAGGAAGTCGAGTTCCTCGCGCGCCAGGGCCAGGCTGCGCCTCCAGGTGGCCCCCATCCCGTCAGGCGGAAGGCCGGGAAACGAATCGACGAACATGAGCTCGCTGGCGCGGATGCGCTCGCGACCCTGGTCATCGAGCTCCTCCTCGAGAACGCCGAAGCGGTCGAACACCCGGCCCACCCACTCGCGCAGCTCGACGTCTTCATCGACGGCGCGAACCTGTGCGGTGAGACGCCCCCCCTCGATCTCGTCGTACGAGTTGAGATCGACCAGCCGGTCGACGTTCTTCTCGATGGTCTCGCGCACGTGGGCGAGGGTGCGGGCCGTCTGCTCGTTGAGGTTCGTCAGCAGCGCCTCGCGCTGGGAGAAGTCTCGGGATTCGGGCAGCCACGCCCCCAGCGCCTCGCCCAGCTGCCACTGCAGCTCGTTCACCACATCCTCGGCGCCGCTCACCGGACGCTCGAACGAGGCCAGCGCGTCGCGATGCCATCGGAACAGCGCTTCCGATGGCGTGTCGACGAGATAGGGCACATGGATGTGGATGGCGTGGTCCTGGCCGATGCGATCGAGACGTCCGATGCGCTGCTCGACCAGGTCCGGATGGATGGGGAGATCGAACAGCACGAGGTGGTGGGAGAACTGGAAGTTGCGTCCCTCGCCCCCGATCTCGCTGCAGAGCAGAAGCGCTGCCCCCTCGGGCTCGGCGAACCAGGCCGCCTGGCGATCGCGCTCGACCACCGAGAGCCCCTCGTGGAAGACCGCCGCCTTGATGGCGGTCTTCTCCTTGAACACCCGCGCCAGCATGCGCACGATGCGCTCGGTGGCGCAGATCAGAACGACCTTTTCGCCATCGAGGGCGCGCACGGTATCGATGAGCCAGCCCACCCGCGGGTCGTTGGGACGGGCGTCATCCGGAAGGGCGGCGAACGTGACCAGCTCTCCCTCATGCGGATGCCAGGCGCCACGCAGCGGAACGGCGTGGAGAACGCGCTCGGGGAAGCCGTGCAGCCGATCACGGCGGTTGCGGATGAGCACGCGCCCCGTGCCGTGCCGATCGATGAGCGCCTGGAGAACGCCTTCCTGATCGCCATCGCGAACCGACTGCAGCAGCCCCGCGTCGCCTGAGAAGAGCGCAGTCAGACGCGCCGCGCTGG
This window contains:
- a CDS encoding phosphodiester glycosidase family protein; this encodes MPTRGFSLSAGVLTVTALTVLLLVPLPLHRLGTRLAHANYTAFAQGLDTVSDRCTVGSLARAAQRIVARRARHAATISAFGGRTVRDAHASAWSPIVAGIEFRTVTFTAGTGEAMRLLQVRVNPTVASLRLHSTGAAADVPALARRANAIAAINASYFDANRQPLGYLKINGRVRNGSIATGAAFTGVFTMTGNVPQIVSRERFNPTAVDTALQAGPRLVAHGAPTKGLRETRSFRQTGVAVTNDGHIVMYATDGSYRGATWAEMQSLLTGPSRAGGIDPSDVLNLDGGSSSQIYVRQGAQTITTGFPTLLPVIIAAHAR
- the rapA gene encoding RNA polymerase-associated protein RapA, whose amino-acid sequence is MNLAAHIMTAHPSDDSKSPRVVAAAPARTASWIPGHRVVNEAELGLGLGSVVDIVDQRNVRIHFGSTGEIRVYNIRTAPIKRMRLRPGQRARLRDGRRFKVEKILRAKDGLLVYTGEGMKARESELDDVIPASEAVDKLQTGQLAPFTDYPLRVQGWQLRQAYLSGDTRGLVGARIRPLGHQLYIARKIARQEVPRVLLADEVGLGKTIEAGLVFSALRALGRAQRVLVVTPPSLVHQWMAEMFRKFNEMFSVLSEERCDELDESADGGASPFDLSPRAIVGIDLLIRSRKRLEQALAADYDLLIVDEAHHLRWQAESANPSTALGSAQSREHRAYQIIEMLSQRANGLLLLTATPAREGLATEFGLLRLVDVERFTDFESFERERERMREVADAAAGIERDGVEASAARLTALFSGDAGLLQSVRDGDQEGVLQALIDRHGTGRVLIRNRRDRLHGFPERVLHAVPLRGAWHPHEGELVTFAALPDDARPNDPRVGWLIDTVRALDGEKVVLICATERIVRMLARVFKEKTAIKAAVFHEGLSVVERDRQAAWFAEPEGAALLLCSEIGGEGRNFQFSHHLVLFDLPIHPDLVEQRIGRLDRIGQDHAIHIHVPYLVDTPSEALFRWHRDALASFERPVSGAEDVVNELQWQLGEALGAWLPESRDFSQREALLTNLNEQTARTLAHVRETIEKNVDRLVDLNSYDEIEGGRLTAQVRAVDEDVELREWVGRVFDRFGVLEEELDDQGRERIRASELMFVDSFPGLPPDGMGATWRRSLALAREELDFLTHDHPLIEGALGIMLDGDEGRAAVCAWPGAPFEGALLQCLFVLDASGPPALELNRWVPITPIEIIIDLRGAAQADIDPSGAPLRKAGPEVVERLQPVFANIVPRLLDEAQGMAAEQAREVIGAALAEAQARLGEQHQRLLELRRINPTLPAAEVERHARKVARTLKAIEQAEVHLDAIRVIVAEAD